The Streptomyces spororaveus genome includes a region encoding these proteins:
- a CDS encoding peptide-N4-asparagine amidase codes for MRRRRHRITGLLGAIALTAAALAAAGPAYAGTPAADPPPAEFGTDWHDPLTAAPPVARPATRSCQVTLAEAQFRDFTPYRGSYTPPADCGAAGWAKVVLRLDGKVKGRQYDRLGHLALGGVEILRTSTPQPSPDGITWSVEKDVTRYRDTLARPQPVEMLIGNVVDDTYTGVIDVKATLTFYAADGRNPAPDTPDRVLPLTSPSVTTPRNTERLLAEVYATGSGGGCEEYWYMTTPDAAPYSCKAADGPYREVRVSVDGQLAGIAAPFPTVWTGGWSNPFLWYVTPGPRAFDVQPIRYDLTPYAGLLNDGRPHRIEVSVAGVPAGQSGWSTPTNLLLWQDEARAVVTGALTRHEQSDPGGHSRWTPAAPGGQHRLDTEGGHRLTVAGHLNTSHGRVATTVTRAVRNTSVHRWTDGENQDALAATWTDEEDVTRGPVTTRTARTYTMDGETTLGAGDRLRTVLSLGDRADTVTRRGGRTVDNSRLDDRYTGDATYTANVPRDQRHAVATTSTRYRLYGSAVPGGCYDRTLATVQGTLTADRLRC; via the coding sequence ATGAGACGACGACGACACAGGATCACCGGCCTGCTCGGCGCGATCGCGCTGACCGCCGCCGCCCTGGCCGCCGCGGGACCCGCGTACGCCGGGACCCCGGCCGCCGACCCGCCGCCCGCCGAGTTCGGCACCGACTGGCACGACCCGCTCACCGCGGCCCCGCCCGTCGCCCGGCCCGCCACCCGGTCCTGCCAGGTGACCCTCGCCGAGGCGCAGTTCCGCGACTTCACGCCCTACCGGGGCAGCTACACACCGCCCGCCGACTGCGGTGCGGCCGGCTGGGCCAAGGTGGTCCTGCGCCTCGACGGCAAGGTCAAGGGCCGCCAGTACGACCGCCTCGGCCACCTCGCCCTCGGCGGGGTCGAGATCCTGCGCACCTCCACCCCGCAGCCCTCGCCCGACGGCATCACCTGGTCCGTCGAGAAGGACGTCACCCGCTACCGCGACACCCTCGCCCGCCCGCAGCCCGTCGAGATGCTCATCGGCAACGTCGTCGACGACACCTACACCGGTGTCATCGACGTCAAGGCGACCCTGACCTTCTACGCCGCCGACGGCCGCAACCCGGCCCCCGACACCCCCGACCGCGTCCTGCCCCTGACCTCCCCGTCGGTCACCACCCCGCGCAACACGGAGCGCCTCCTCGCCGAGGTGTACGCCACCGGCTCGGGCGGCGGCTGCGAGGAGTACTGGTACATGACCACCCCGGACGCGGCCCCGTACTCCTGCAAGGCCGCCGACGGCCCGTACCGCGAGGTCCGCGTCTCGGTCGACGGACAGCTCGCCGGCATCGCCGCGCCCTTCCCCACCGTCTGGACGGGCGGCTGGTCCAACCCCTTCCTCTGGTACGTCACCCCCGGCCCGCGCGCCTTCGACGTCCAGCCGATCCGCTACGACCTCACCCCCTACGCAGGCCTCCTCAACGACGGCCGTCCGCACCGGATCGAGGTCTCGGTGGCCGGGGTCCCGGCCGGCCAGAGCGGTTGGAGCACCCCCACCAACCTGCTGCTCTGGCAGGACGAGGCCCGGGCGGTCGTCACCGGCGCCCTGACCCGGCACGAGCAGAGCGATCCGGGCGGCCACTCCCGCTGGACCCCCGCGGCCCCCGGCGGACAGCACCGCCTGGACACCGAGGGCGGCCACCGGCTCACCGTCGCCGGACACCTGAACACCTCCCACGGCCGCGTGGCCACCACCGTCACGCGCGCCGTGCGGAACACCTCCGTGCACCGCTGGACCGACGGCGAGAACCAGGACGCGCTCGCCGCCACCTGGACCGACGAGGAGGACGTGACGCGCGGGCCGGTCACCACCCGGACCGCCCGCACCTACACGATGGACGGCGAGACCACCCTCGGCGCCGGCGACCGGCTGCGCACCGTCCTGTCGCTCGGCGACCGGGCCGACACCGTCACCCGGCGCGGCGGCCGGACCGTCGACAACTCCCGTCTCGACGACCGGTACACGGGCGACGCCACCTACACGGCGAACGTCCCGCGCGACCAGCGGCACGCGGTCGCCACCACCTCCACCCGATACCGCTTGTACGGGTCCGCGGTGCCCGGCGGCTGTTACGACCGGACGCTGGCCACCGTCCAGGGGACGCTCACGGCGGACCGCCTGCGCTGCTGA
- the rraA gene encoding ribonuclease E activity regulator RraA — MSVTPVPTADLYDEYGESLAICATGFRQFGGRRLFAGPVRTVRCHEDNALLRTLLHTPGEGAVLVVDGGGSPRTALVGDLIAGAAEANGWAGLIINGSVRDSVALGGLDFGVKALGTVPRKSGKTGDGAVDEPVTIGDVTFRAGDTVHADDDGVVVLPR, encoded by the coding sequence ATGAGTGTCACCCCCGTCCCCACCGCAGACCTGTACGACGAGTACGGCGAGTCCCTGGCCATCTGCGCCACCGGGTTCCGCCAGTTCGGCGGCCGCCGGCTCTTCGCCGGCCCCGTACGGACCGTGCGCTGCCACGAGGACAACGCGCTGCTGCGCACCCTCCTGCACACGCCGGGCGAGGGCGCGGTCCTCGTCGTGGACGGCGGCGGCTCGCCGCGTACCGCCCTCGTCGGCGACCTCATCGCGGGCGCGGCCGAGGCCAACGGCTGGGCCGGCCTGATCATCAACGGCTCGGTCCGCGACAGCGTCGCCCTCGGCGGACTCGACTTCGGCGTCAAGGCGCTCGGCACGGTCCCGCGCAAGAGCGGCAAGACCGGCGACGGCGCGGTCGACGAACCCGTCACCATCGGCGACGTCACCTTCCGTGCCGGGGACACCGTCCACGCGGACGACGACGGCGTGGTCGTCCTGCCCCGCTGA
- a CDS encoding GlsB/YeaQ/YmgE family stress response membrane protein: MGIVSWIILGLLAGGIAKVLLPGRDPGGLIGTTLIGVAGAFIGGWLSAKVLDKPITTEFFDLATWGSAIAGSLVLLIAYRILFGNSRN; the protein is encoded by the coding sequence ATGGGGATCGTCAGCTGGATCATCCTGGGACTGCTGGCCGGGGGCATCGCCAAGGTCCTGCTGCCCGGCCGGGATCCCGGTGGCCTGATCGGCACCACCCTCATCGGCGTCGCCGGAGCCTTCATCGGCGGCTGGCTGTCGGCGAAGGTCCTGGACAAGCCCATCACGACCGAGTTCTTCGACCTCGCCACCTGGGGCTCCGCCATCGCGGGCTCGCTGGTCCTGCTGATCGCGTACCGCATCCTGTTCGGCAACTCCCGCAACTGA
- a CDS encoding phosphatase PAP2 family protein, which yields MSSHTTPAGPAAGPRAARRRLVRELLLVAGFFTVYKAGRLLSTDRTEEAFRNAARIWDAERFLHLPGEGAIQRLLLHGDALVTTANTYYAGVHFPATALFLIWLYVRRPAHYLWTRRVLAGLTGAALALHLAFPLAPPRLLDAARLIDTAQVYGPTVYKAAPAEDTLANQFAAMPSLHFGWALMLALGMIAATSSRWRFLWLLHPLLTLLVIVGTANHYWLDAVVAAVLLWAALLLIPKPRTSDPGHDPDHHPDRGADPEAGPEPRQDIPVRGLPRPRSADAAVGAGQ from the coding sequence ATGAGCTCCCACACCACACCTGCCGGGCCGGCAGCCGGACCGAGAGCCGCGCGCCGCCGACTCGTCCGCGAGCTGCTGCTCGTCGCGGGATTCTTCACCGTCTACAAGGCGGGCCGGCTGCTCTCGACCGACCGCACCGAAGAGGCCTTCCGCAACGCGGCGCGAATATGGGACGCCGAGCGCTTCCTGCACCTGCCGGGCGAGGGCGCGATACAGCGGCTGCTGCTGCACGGGGACGCCCTCGTCACCACGGCGAACACCTACTACGCCGGCGTCCACTTCCCCGCGACCGCGCTCTTCCTGATCTGGCTCTACGTCCGACGCCCCGCCCACTACCTGTGGACGCGCCGCGTACTCGCCGGACTCACCGGAGCCGCCCTCGCCCTGCACCTGGCCTTCCCCCTCGCGCCCCCGCGACTGCTCGACGCCGCGCGGCTCATCGACACCGCACAGGTCTACGGGCCCACCGTCTACAAGGCCGCACCGGCCGAGGACACCCTCGCGAACCAGTTCGCCGCCATGCCCTCACTGCACTTCGGCTGGGCGCTGATGCTCGCGCTCGGCATGATCGCCGCCACCTCCTCGCGGTGGCGCTTCCTGTGGCTGCTGCACCCGCTGCTGACCCTCCTCGTGATAGTCGGCACGGCCAACCACTACTGGCTCGACGCCGTCGTGGCCGCGGTCCTCCTCTGGGCGGCGCTGCTGCTCATCCCGAAGCCACGCACGAGCGACCCGGGCCACGACCCGGACCACCACCCGGATCGGGGTGCGGACCCGGAGGCGGGCCCGGAACCCCGACAGGACATCCCCGTACGAGGCCTGCCGCGCCCGCGGAGCGCGGACGCGGCCGTAGGAGCAGGACAATGA
- a CDS encoding TetR/AcrR family transcriptional regulator → MTSTPAPARRSKITPEREQEFYDAVLEQLREHGYEALTMEGVAARASCGKSTLYRQWKTKPQLVAAALRAGRRGPFVAVDTGSLAGDLREAARIAAGTSGRDTRLTQALGHAVLSDEELQAALREALVEPELAAFAEMVGRAVARGEIAADHPAVEFLPAQLMGVLRIRPVLEGRYADADYLVRFVDAVMLPSLGLAPSLPTGPPADQAP, encoded by the coding sequence ATGACGTCGACACCGGCCCCCGCGCGCCGCTCCAAGATCACACCGGAGCGTGAGCAGGAGTTCTACGACGCCGTCCTGGAGCAGCTGCGCGAGCACGGCTACGAGGCGCTGACCATGGAGGGCGTGGCCGCCCGGGCCAGCTGCGGGAAGTCGACGCTCTACCGGCAGTGGAAGACCAAGCCCCAGCTCGTCGCCGCCGCGCTGCGCGCGGGACGCCGCGGCCCCTTCGTCGCCGTGGACACCGGGTCCCTGGCGGGCGATCTGCGCGAGGCGGCCCGGATCGCGGCCGGCACCTCCGGCCGGGACACCCGGCTGACGCAGGCCCTCGGGCACGCCGTGCTCAGCGACGAGGAGCTCCAGGCCGCACTGCGCGAGGCACTGGTCGAGCCGGAGCTGGCCGCGTTCGCCGAGATGGTCGGGCGGGCCGTGGCGCGGGGCGAGATCGCCGCGGACCATCCGGCCGTGGAGTTCCTGCCCGCCCAGCTGATGGGTGTGCTCCGGATCCGCCCGGTACTGGAAGGGCGGTACGCGGACGCCGACTACCTGGTCCGGTTCGTCGACGCCGTGATGCTCCCGTCCCTGGGCCTCGCGCCTTCCCTCCCCACCGGCCCCCCGGCCGACCAGGCCCCCTGA
- a CDS encoding TerD family protein: MTGVRKGLARVEFALRWDPSPAGTPANDLDIVAAVYGGADLHGTPVQLVHFGSRSPDGTITLNRDSHTGQGFGFDEVMTIELDRMATGSSRVVVGVVIQNAEAGHAGRTKTFADIGGTGFRIREGHTDLAQGDFADVATATAATVAEFTRDASGAWSFDLRLHGFEADPEAFARTMGALR; this comes from the coding sequence GTGACCGGTGTACGCAAGGGGCTGGCCAGGGTGGAGTTCGCGCTGCGGTGGGACCCCAGCCCGGCGGGCACGCCCGCGAACGACCTCGACATCGTCGCCGCGGTCTACGGCGGCGCCGACCTCCACGGGACGCCCGTCCAGCTGGTGCACTTCGGCAGCCGGTCGCCCGACGGAACCATCACCTTGAACCGGGACAGCCATACCGGCCAGGGCTTCGGCTTCGACGAGGTGATGACCATCGAACTGGACCGGATGGCGACGGGGTCGAGCCGGGTGGTGGTCGGCGTGGTCATCCAGAACGCCGAGGCCGGCCACGCGGGCCGTACCAAGACCTTCGCCGACATCGGCGGCACCGGGTTCCGGATCCGTGAGGGCCACACCGACCTCGCCCAGGGTGACTTCGCGGACGTGGCCACCGCCACCGCGGCCACCGTCGCCGAGTTCACCCGCGACGCCTCGGGCGCCTGGTCGTTCGACCTGCGCCTGCACGGCTTCGAGGCCGACCCGGAGGCGTTCGCCCGGACCATGGGCGCGCTCCGCTGA
- a CDS encoding glutamate ABC transporter substrate-binding protein, whose amino-acid sequence MKVPQAGAVAAVIAIALTASGCVFGDGDQGDGTLAIGIKFDQPGIGMRETDGTFSGFDVDVATYVAKELGYKANKIEFKQVFSNDRELLIQYNEVKFVVASYSINEKRKEKVDFAGPYFVAHQDLLTRAEDRSINKAEDLNSKSLCSVSGSTSAENLRNNLAPKAGLLEMGGYSDCVVALQESRVDAMTTDNSILAGYAARKGNEGKFKLLGQNLSNENYGIGVKKGNKELQRKINDALKKMVADGSWEAAVKKNFGANYKYDPAPAITPVS is encoded by the coding sequence ATGAAGGTTCCCCAGGCCGGTGCGGTCGCCGCAGTGATCGCGATCGCCCTGACCGCCTCCGGGTGCGTTTTCGGCGATGGGGACCAGGGGGACGGGACCCTCGCCATCGGGATCAAGTTCGACCAGCCCGGCATAGGCATGCGGGAGACCGACGGCACCTTCTCCGGATTCGACGTCGACGTCGCCACCTATGTCGCCAAGGAGCTCGGCTACAAGGCGAACAAGATCGAATTCAAGCAGGTCTTCAGCAACGACCGCGAACTGCTGATCCAGTACAACGAGGTCAAGTTCGTCGTCGCGAGCTATTCGATCAACGAGAAGCGCAAGGAGAAGGTCGACTTCGCCGGCCCGTATTTCGTCGCGCACCAGGACCTGCTGACCCGCGCCGAGGACCGCTCGATCAACAAGGCCGAGGACCTCAATTCGAAGAGCCTGTGCTCGGTCTCCGGCTCCACCTCGGCCGAGAACCTCCGCAACAACCTCGCCCCCAAGGCGGGCCTGCTGGAGATGGGCGGGTACTCGGACTGCGTCGTCGCCCTCCAGGAGAGCCGGGTCGACGCCATGACCACCGACAACTCCATCCTGGCCGGGTACGCCGCCCGGAAGGGCAACGAGGGCAAGTTCAAGCTGCTCGGCCAGAACCTGAGCAACGAGAACTACGGCATCGGCGTCAAGAAGGGCAACAAGGAGCTCCAGCGCAAGATCAACGACGCGCTGAAGAAGATGGTCGCGGACGGCTCCTGGGAGGCGGCCGTGAAGAAGAACTTCGGCGCGAACTACAAGTACGACCCCGCTCCGGCGATCACCCCCGTGAGCTGA
- a CDS encoding DJ-1/PfpI family protein, whose amino-acid sequence MAVKILIVTGDAAESLEVLYPYQRLREEGYEVHIAAPQVKKLRFVVHDFEEGFDTYTEKPGYTWPADLAFADVVTEDYAALVVPGGRAPEYLRNDPEVRRILAAFAESDKPIAQICHGPLITAAAGGLAGRRVTAYPALELDMKAAGAEFEDSETVVDGTLVSARAWPDHSRWMREFLTVLRGKAPVA is encoded by the coding sequence ATGGCAGTGAAGATCCTCATCGTGACCGGCGACGCGGCCGAGTCGCTGGAGGTCCTGTATCCGTACCAGCGCCTGCGCGAGGAGGGGTACGAGGTCCACATCGCGGCCCCGCAGGTGAAGAAACTGCGTTTCGTGGTCCACGACTTCGAGGAGGGATTCGACACCTACACCGAGAAGCCCGGTTACACCTGGCCCGCCGACCTGGCCTTCGCGGACGTCGTCACCGAGGACTACGCGGCCCTGGTCGTCCCCGGCGGCCGGGCGCCGGAATACCTGCGCAACGACCCCGAGGTGCGCCGGATCCTGGCCGCCTTCGCGGAGTCCGACAAGCCGATCGCCCAGATCTGCCACGGCCCGCTGATCACGGCCGCGGCCGGAGGCCTGGCCGGCCGCCGGGTGACCGCGTACCCGGCGCTGGAGCTGGACATGAAGGCGGCCGGCGCCGAGTTCGAGGACTCCGAGACGGTCGTCGACGGCACCCTGGTCTCGGCCCGGGCGTGGCCCGACCACTCCAGGTGGATGCGGGAGTTCCTGACCGTGCTGCGCGGCAAGGCCCCGGTGGCCTGA
- a CDS encoding endonuclease I family protein, giving the protein MRISRLTPWAACLAAAALFAVPAAASAGQQRTTATEDATAAAADPYADYYASAQGKTGPALKTALHNIIKTQSKVTYDGVWNALKVTDQDPANPNNVILVYSGRSQSKSTNGGGVNDWNREHVWAKSHGDFGTATGPGTDLHHLRPEDVTVNSTRGNKDFDKGGSPVSEAPGSLTDADSFEPRDAVKGDVARMLLYMAVRYDGGDGFADLEPNDKVNNGSAPAMGRISLLKQWNQMDPPDAFEQRRNQVIFDQYQHNRNPFIDHPEWVNSIW; this is encoded by the coding sequence ATGAGAATCTCGCGCCTGACCCCCTGGGCGGCCTGCCTCGCGGCCGCCGCTCTGTTCGCCGTACCGGCGGCCGCGTCCGCCGGACAGCAGCGCACGACCGCAACCGAGGACGCGACGGCCGCCGCTGCGGACCCGTACGCGGACTACTACGCGAGCGCCCAGGGCAAGACCGGGCCCGCCCTGAAGACCGCCCTGCACAACATCATCAAGACCCAGTCCAAGGTGACCTACGACGGCGTGTGGAACGCCCTGAAGGTGACCGACCAGGACCCGGCGAACCCCAACAACGTCATCCTGGTCTACTCCGGCCGCTCCCAGTCCAAGTCGACGAACGGCGGTGGGGTCAACGACTGGAACCGCGAGCACGTCTGGGCCAAGAGCCACGGCGACTTCGGCACCGCCACCGGCCCCGGCACCGACCTGCACCACCTGCGCCCCGAGGACGTCACCGTCAACAGCACCCGGGGCAACAAGGACTTCGACAAGGGCGGCAGCCCCGTCAGCGAGGCGCCGGGCAGCCTGACCGACGCCGACTCCTTCGAGCCGCGCGACGCGGTCAAGGGCGACGTGGCCCGGATGCTGCTGTACATGGCCGTCCGCTACGACGGAGGCGACGGCTTCGCCGACCTGGAGCCGAACGACAAGGTCAACAACGGTTCGGCTCCCGCGATGGGCCGGATCAGCCTGCTGAAGCAGTGGAACCAGATGGACCCGCCGGACGCCTTCGAGCAGCGCCGCAACCAGGTCATATTCGACCAGTACCAGCACAACCGCAACCCGTTCATCGACCACCCGGAGTGGGTCAACTCCATCTGGTGA
- a CDS encoding DUF3040 domain-containing protein, translating to MDGAGLSDREQRALSAIEAELKGDRSLDRILRSTSHRRHRTVAAWLLGVVAAVLFVAASVTVSRLLIWIFAAVWTAAVLLALPLAGQWLRRRRQRAARTGRP from the coding sequence ATGGACGGAGCCGGACTCTCCGATCGCGAGCAGCGCGCCCTCTCCGCGATCGAGGCCGAACTCAAGGGTGACCGTTCCCTCGACCGGATCCTGCGGTCCACGTCCCACCGCCGTCACCGCACCGTGGCCGCCTGGCTGCTCGGTGTGGTGGCGGCGGTGCTGTTCGTGGCGGCCTCCGTCACCGTCTCCCGGCTCCTGATCTGGATCTTCGCCGCCGTCTGGACGGCGGCGGTGCTCCTGGCGCTGCCGCTGGCCGGCCAGTGGCTGCGGCGCCGTCGGCAGCGTGCCGCCCGTACGGGGCGGCCCTAG
- a CDS encoding beta-N-acetylhexosaminidase encodes MSTPRRHKRVRASVTAAVAALVTLALPGCTAASDEARAPGAPDASAQASSARAAGRAEAAPTPTPTPTPTPSYPLSTAPRTIPAVREHVPARGPGWKPTPDARVVVAPDDTAALSDEARLLAGELNIGYGAAAAPRAGDVQLSLDAGAGGGPESYTLDVKDGRVRINGPDQAGVFYGTRTLKQAVKSAGSAPEGTVRDAPAKPQRGLNLDIARKPFTADWIEDRLREMADLKLNQLGLHFSDDQAFRIQSDTHPEIVSTPHLTKAQVREINALASRLHITVVPEIDSPGHLGAVLRAHPDLQLRDTQGRAVKGAVDISNPASAKLVDELLREYIPLFPGGAWHLGADEYQALVYRDPQASFPQLARAAQQRYGPSARVQDLATGWLNDRADVVRPSGKALKAWNDGFFAGGVTSAAKDIQVEYWTGKENGARPPLEYLREGRKLVNLNDEFLYYVLGEPNQFTYPTGKRIYEQWTPLVLRGTTPVPASYGPQILGGRLAVWSDLSGAQTQAQVAAGIQAPLAALSQKVWDARTPQLPWSEFKALADRL; translated from the coding sequence ATGAGCACACCGAGACGGCACAAGAGGGTCCGCGCGAGCGTGACGGCTGCGGTCGCCGCGCTGGTCACCCTTGCCCTCCCCGGCTGCACGGCCGCCTCGGACGAGGCGCGCGCCCCCGGTGCCCCGGACGCCTCCGCCCAGGCCTCTTCCGCCAGAGCGGCCGGCCGGGCCGAGGCCGCCCCCACCCCCACCCCCACCCCCACGCCGACCCCGTCCTACCCCCTGTCCACCGCCCCGCGCACCATCCCGGCGGTACGGGAGCACGTGCCCGCCCGCGGCCCCGGCTGGAAGCCCACCCCCGACGCCCGCGTGGTCGTCGCCCCGGACGACACCGCCGCCCTCTCCGACGAGGCCCGACTGCTCGCCGGTGAGCTGAACATCGGATACGGCGCGGCGGCGGCGCCGCGCGCCGGCGACGTCCAGCTGTCCCTGGACGCCGGGGCCGGGGGAGGGCCCGAGTCGTACACCCTCGACGTCAAGGACGGCCGCGTCCGGATCAACGGCCCGGACCAGGCCGGGGTCTTCTACGGGACCCGCACCCTCAAGCAGGCGGTCAAGAGCGCAGGTTCGGCCCCCGAGGGCACCGTGCGCGACGCACCCGCCAAACCGCAGCGCGGCCTCAACCTCGACATAGCCCGCAAGCCCTTCACCGCCGACTGGATCGAGGACCGGCTGCGCGAGATGGCCGACCTCAAGCTCAACCAGCTCGGCCTGCACTTCTCCGACGACCAGGCCTTCCGCATCCAGTCCGACACGCACCCCGAGATCGTCTCCACCCCGCACCTCACCAAGGCCCAGGTCCGGGAGATCAACGCGCTCGCCTCCCGGCTGCACATCACGGTGGTTCCCGAGATCGACTCGCCCGGCCACCTCGGCGCGGTCCTGCGCGCCCACCCCGACCTGCAGCTGCGCGACACGCAGGGACGGGCGGTGAAGGGGGCCGTGGACATATCCAACCCGGCCTCCGCCAAGCTGGTGGACGAGCTGCTGCGCGAGTACATCCCGCTCTTCCCCGGCGGAGCCTGGCACCTGGGCGCCGACGAGTACCAGGCACTGGTCTACCGCGACCCGCAGGCCTCCTTCCCCCAGCTCGCCCGCGCCGCCCAGCAGCGGTACGGGCCCTCGGCGCGGGTCCAGGACCTGGCGACGGGCTGGCTGAACGACCGCGCCGACGTGGTCCGGCCGTCGGGCAAGGCGCTGAAGGCGTGGAACGACGGGTTCTTCGCGGGCGGAGTGACCAGCGCGGCCAAGGACATCCAGGTCGAGTACTGGACCGGCAAGGAGAACGGCGCCCGGCCGCCGCTGGAGTACCTGCGCGAGGGCCGCAAGCTCGTCAACCTCAACGACGAGTTCCTCTACTACGTGCTGGGGGAGCCCAACCAGTTCACGTACCCCACTGGGAAGCGGATCTACGAACAGTGGACCCCGCTCGTACTGCGCGGCACGACCCCCGTCCCGGCTTCCTACGGGCCGCAGATCCTCGGCGGGCGCCTCGCCGTCTGGAGCGACCTGTCCGGCGCCCAGACGCAGGCCCAGGTGGCCGCGGGCATCCAGGCCCCGCTGGCCGCGCTCTCCCAGAAGGTGTGGGACGCGCGCACCCCCCAGCTGCCCTGGTCCGAATTCAAGGCCCTTGCCGACCGGCTCTGA
- a CDS encoding GlcG/HbpS family heme-binding protein translates to MPTPTATRAAVVPLTTEDAELLVATATAAAEAAGVTVSVTVLDAGGHLLAFRRDDRAVLISGETSTRKAFTALQLNAPTADLVEAVQPGAPFHTLPTALDRPLLFIAGGLPVHRDGRLIGAIGVGGGAPDQDHGFATAARDALG, encoded by the coding sequence ATGCCCACGCCCACCGCCACCCGCGCCGCCGTCGTTCCCCTGACCACCGAGGACGCCGAGCTGCTCGTCGCCACCGCCACGGCCGCCGCCGAAGCTGCCGGGGTCACGGTCAGCGTCACCGTCCTCGACGCCGGCGGCCACCTGCTCGCCTTCCGCCGCGACGACCGCGCCGTCCTGATCAGCGGCGAGACCAGCACCCGCAAGGCCTTCACCGCGCTCCAGCTGAACGCCCCCACCGCCGACCTGGTCGAAGCCGTCCAGCCCGGCGCCCCCTTCCACACCCTGCCCACGGCCCTCGACCGGCCCCTGCTGTTCATCGCCGGCGGGCTGCCCGTCCACCGCGACGGCCGTCTCATCGGGGCCATCGGTGTCGGCGGCGGCGCCCCCGACCAGGACCACGGCTTCGCCACCGCCGCGCGGGACGCCCTCGGCTGA
- a CDS encoding MFS transporter, whose protein sequence is MPLALLALAVGAFGIGTTEFVIMGLLPEVAGTYGVSIPVAGFLVTGYALGVVLGAPLMTVLGTRVPRKRMLMLLMGLFIAGNVLSALAPAFGVMLAGRVVASLAHGAFFGIGAVVAAELVAPEKKAGAIAMMFTGLTVANVIGVPLGTFVGQTLGWRVTFLIVAALGVAGLLGIARLVPELPRPEGGVRIRRELASFRNVQVLLAMAMTVLGFGGVFAAITYITPMMTDVAGFADTSVTWLLVLFGLGMVAGNLIGGRYADRALMPMLYVALGALAVTLAVFTLTAHTKAGAAVTLVLIGALGFATVPPLQKRVLDQAAGAPTLASAVNIGAFNLGNALAAWLGGLVIAAGLGWTAPNWVGAALAASALALALVSGALERRTALRAAPSDRGTVVAAGTPGATEPVPAHH, encoded by the coding sequence ATGCCTCTCGCACTCCTCGCCCTCGCCGTCGGGGCCTTCGGGATCGGCACCACCGAATTCGTGATCATGGGCCTGCTCCCCGAGGTCGCCGGTACGTACGGCGTCTCGATCCCCGTCGCGGGCTTCCTGGTCACCGGCTACGCCCTCGGCGTCGTCCTCGGCGCGCCCCTCATGACCGTGCTCGGCACGCGCGTTCCCCGCAAGCGCATGCTGATGCTGCTCATGGGCCTGTTCATCGCGGGCAACGTACTCTCGGCCCTCGCCCCCGCCTTCGGCGTCATGCTCGCGGGCCGCGTCGTCGCCTCACTCGCCCACGGCGCCTTCTTCGGCATCGGCGCGGTCGTGGCCGCCGAACTCGTCGCCCCAGAGAAGAAGGCCGGCGCGATCGCCATGATGTTCACGGGGCTGACGGTGGCCAACGTCATCGGCGTCCCGCTCGGCACCTTCGTCGGGCAGACCCTCGGCTGGCGCGTCACCTTCCTGATCGTCGCCGCGCTCGGTGTCGCCGGTCTGCTCGGCATCGCCCGGCTGGTACCCGAGCTGCCCCGTCCCGAGGGCGGGGTACGGATCCGCCGCGAGCTCGCCTCCTTCCGCAACGTCCAGGTGCTGCTCGCGATGGCGATGACCGTCCTCGGCTTCGGCGGCGTCTTCGCCGCGATCACCTACATCACCCCGATGATGACCGACGTGGCCGGCTTCGCCGACACCTCCGTCACCTGGCTCCTCGTCCTCTTCGGCCTCGGCATGGTCGCCGGCAACCTCATCGGCGGCCGGTACGCCGACCGCGCGCTCATGCCGATGCTGTACGTGGCCCTGGGCGCCCTGGCCGTCACCCTCGCCGTCTTCACCCTCACGGCCCACACCAAGGCCGGCGCCGCCGTCACCCTCGTACTGATCGGCGCCCTCGGCTTCGCCACCGTGCCGCCGCTCCAGAAGCGCGTCCTGGACCAGGCCGCAGGCGCGCCCACCCTGGCCTCGGCCGTCAACATCGGCGCCTTCAACCTCGGCAACGCCCTCGCCGCCTGGCTCGGCGGACTCGTGATCGCCGCCGGCCTCGGCTGGACCGCCCCCAACTGGGTCGGCGCGGCACTGGCCGCCTCCGCCCTGGCGCTCGCCCTCGTCTCCGGCGCACTGGAACGCCGTACGGCGCTGCGCGCGGCCCCCAGCGACCGGGGCACCGTCGTGGCGGCTGGAACACCCGGGGCGACCGAGCCCGTCCCCGCCCACCACTGA